In Brevundimonas subvibrioides, a genomic segment contains:
- the typA gene encoding translational GTPase TypA: MNLRNVAIIAHVDHGKTTLVDQLLAQSGVFRANEATTERAMDSNDQEKERGITILAKCTSVLWNGKAGETRINIIDTPGHADFGGEVERILGMVDGCVILVDAEEGVMPQTKFVLTKALKMGLRPILCINKVDRAHADPDRVHNETFDLFAAIGATDEQLDFPHIYASGRNGWATMDLNQPNDNLAPLFDLIVDHVPPPKVQDNRDKPFQMLNVLIESDPFLGRILTGRIESGKAVPGMAIHALDRDGKEIERGRITKVLAFRGLKRQALDEGSEAGDIVAIAGMSKATVADTLCALEVTDALPAQPIDPPTISMTVSVNDSPLAGREGDKVQSRVIRDRLLKEAEANVAIRVTTTEGGDAYEVAGRGELQLGVLIENMRREGFEVSISRPRVVYQEGPNGEKMEPIEDVMIDVDDEYSGVVIEKLSQRKAELTDMGPSGAGKTRISLKAPSRSLIGYQGEFLTDTRGSGVLNRVFSHYEPFKGEIAGRLKGVLISNSDGDTAAFALWNLEDRGVMFVGAGEKTYEGMIIGENARWDDLDVNPIKGKQLTNVRASGKDEAVRLTPPRQMSLEQAIAYIADDELVEVTPKSIRLRKQTLNPSFRKKRARPDWA; the protein is encoded by the coding sequence ATGAACCTACGCAACGTCGCCATCATCGCCCACGTCGACCACGGCAAGACCACCCTGGTGGACCAGCTCCTGGCCCAGTCCGGCGTCTTCCGGGCCAATGAGGCCACGACCGAACGCGCCATGGACTCCAACGACCAGGAGAAGGAACGCGGCATCACCATCCTGGCCAAATGCACCTCGGTGCTCTGGAACGGCAAGGCGGGCGAGACGCGCATCAACATCATCGACACCCCCGGCCACGCCGACTTCGGCGGCGAGGTCGAGCGAATCCTGGGCATGGTGGACGGCTGCGTCATCCTGGTGGATGCCGAAGAAGGCGTGATGCCCCAGACCAAGTTCGTGCTGACCAAGGCCCTGAAGATGGGCCTGCGCCCCATCCTGTGCATCAACAAGGTCGACCGTGCCCACGCCGACCCCGACCGGGTCCACAACGAGACCTTTGACCTGTTCGCCGCCATCGGCGCGACGGACGAGCAGCTGGACTTCCCGCACATCTATGCCTCGGGCCGCAACGGCTGGGCGACGATGGATCTGAACCAGCCCAACGACAATCTGGCCCCCCTGTTCGACCTGATCGTCGACCACGTGCCGCCGCCGAAGGTGCAGGACAACAGGGACAAGCCGTTCCAGATGCTGAACGTGCTGATCGAAAGCGATCCTTTCCTGGGCCGGATCCTGACCGGCCGCATCGAAAGCGGCAAGGCCGTCCCCGGCATGGCGATCCACGCCCTGGATCGTGACGGCAAGGAAATCGAGCGCGGACGGATCACCAAGGTCCTCGCGTTCCGCGGCCTGAAGCGTCAGGCGCTGGACGAGGGGTCGGAAGCGGGCGACATCGTCGCCATCGCCGGCATGTCCAAGGCGACCGTGGCCGACACCCTGTGCGCCCTCGAGGTCACGGACGCCCTGCCCGCTCAGCCGATCGACCCGCCGACCATCTCCATGACCGTCTCGGTCAACGACAGCCCCCTGGCCGGCCGCGAAGGCGACAAGGTCCAGTCGCGCGTCATCCGCGATCGCCTGCTGAAGGAGGCCGAGGCCAATGTCGCCATCCGCGTGACCACGACCGAGGGCGGCGACGCCTATGAAGTCGCGGGCCGTGGCGAATTGCAGCTGGGCGTTCTGATCGAGAACATGCGCCGCGAGGGCTTCGAGGTCTCCATCAGCCGTCCGCGGGTGGTCTATCAGGAGGGACCGAACGGCGAGAAGATGGAGCCGATCGAGGACGTCATGATCGACGTCGACGACGAATACTCCGGCGTCGTCATCGAGAAGCTGTCGCAACGCAAGGCCGAGCTGACCGACATGGGTCCGTCCGGCGCCGGCAAGACCCGCATCAGCCTGAAGGCCCCGTCGCGCTCGCTGATCGGCTATCAGGGCGAGTTCCTGACCGACACGCGCGGTTCGGGCGTGCTGAACCGCGTCTTCAGCCACTATGAGCCGTTCAAGGGCGAGATCGCCGGCCGCCTCAAGGGCGTGCTGATTTCCAACTCCGACGGTGACACGGCCGCCTTTGCGCTGTGGAACCTCGAGGATCGCGGCGTGATGTTCGTCGGTGCCGGCGAGAAGACCTATGAGGGCATGATCATCGGCGAGAACGCCCGCTGGGACGACCTCGACGTCAACCCGATCAAGGGCAAGCAACTGACCAACGTCCGTGCCTCCGGCAAGGACGAGGCCGTGCGCCTCACGCCGCCTCGCCAGATGTCGCTGGAGCAGGCCATCGCCTATATCGCCGACGACGAACTGGTCGAGGTCACGCCCAAGTCCATCCGCCTGCGCAAGCAGACGCTGAACCCTTCGTTCCGCAAGAAGCGCGCGCGTCCCGACTGGGCATGA